From a region of the Hymenobacter jejuensis genome:
- a CDS encoding bifunctional folylpolyglutamate synthase/dihydrofolate synthase has product MTYNETLTYLYEQLPMFQKVGAAGFKKGLGNTEALVAAMGHPERRFRAVHVAGTNGKGSSSNLLAAVLQAAGYRVGLYTSPHLREFTERIRLNGQELPADYLVNWVAKWRPLFDEIEPSFFEMCVALAYCYFADSQVDIAIVEVGLGGRLDSTNIITPLVSLITNISFDHQALLGNTLPEIAAEKAGIIKPGVPAIVSQSQPEVLSVFEKVAREAAAPLTFADQQYQVELAVPTRPESTSQLLNISRSGTEYLEKLELSLIGEYQLLNVTGVLAVLDELRQQGFSIPETAVREGFRHTRKLTGFRGRWTVLGQRPLVICDTGHNEAGLRLVMAQLSRIPKQQLHIVLGVVNDKDVTKMLTLLPTEAMYYFCQANIPRALPATELAQRAAAVGLHGTAYGPVMAAVRAARAAATAEDVVFIGGSTFVVAEVEELYSE; this is encoded by the coding sequence ATGACTTACAACGAAACGCTCACATACCTCTACGAGCAACTGCCGATGTTCCAGAAAGTAGGGGCGGCAGGCTTCAAAAAAGGGCTGGGCAATACCGAAGCGTTGGTCGCCGCGATGGGGCATCCGGAGCGGCGTTTTCGGGCCGTGCACGTAGCGGGTACCAATGGCAAAGGCAGCAGTTCCAACTTGTTGGCGGCAGTGCTGCAAGCCGCTGGTTATCGGGTCGGGCTGTACACGTCGCCGCATTTGCGGGAATTCACGGAGCGAATTCGGTTGAACGGGCAGGAACTGCCCGCCGACTACCTGGTTAACTGGGTAGCCAAATGGCGGCCGCTGTTTGACGAAATTGAGCCTTCCTTTTTCGAAATGTGTGTGGCTTTGGCATATTGCTACTTTGCTGACAGTCAGGTAGATATTGCTATCGTGGAAGTCGGCTTGGGTGGCCGATTGGATTCGACAAACATCATCACGCCGCTGGTTTCGCTGATCACCAACATCAGCTTCGACCATCAGGCACTGCTGGGCAATACGCTGCCCGAGATTGCTGCTGAAAAGGCCGGAATTATCAAGCCGGGCGTGCCTGCAATAGTTAGCCAGAGCCAGCCAGAGGTGCTTTCTGTGTTTGAGAAAGTTGCCCGGGAAGCAGCGGCTCCCCTCACGTTTGCGGACCAGCAGTACCAGGTTGAACTGGCCGTACCTACGCGCCCGGAGAGCACAAGCCAGCTTCTCAACATCAGCCGCAGTGGCACGGAGTATCTGGAAAAGCTGGAATTGTCGCTGATTGGGGAATACCAACTGCTGAACGTGACGGGCGTGTTGGCCGTGCTGGACGAGTTGCGTCAGCAAGGCTTTAGCATACCGGAAACGGCGGTGCGGGAAGGCTTCCGGCACACACGCAAGCTTACAGGTTTCCGCGGGCGCTGGACGGTGCTAGGGCAACGCCCCTTGGTAATTTGCGATACGGGTCACAACGAAGCGGGCCTGCGCCTGGTGATGGCCCAATTGAGCCGCATACCCAAGCAGCAACTGCACATCGTGCTGGGCGTGGTCAACGACAAAGACGTGACCAAAATGCTGACGCTGTTGCCCACCGAAGCCATGTATTACTTTTGTCAGGCCAACATCCCGCGGGCGTTGCCAGCCACGGAACTCGCCCAACGGGCGGCCGCCGTGGGGTTGCACGGCACAGCCTACGGACCCGTGATGGCAGCCGTAAGGGCCGCGCGAGCCGCGGCTACGGCCGAAGACGTCGTGTTCATTGGCGGCAGTACGTTTGTGGTGGCTGAAGTAGAAGAGTTGTATTCCGAGTAA
- the rpe gene encoding ribulose-phosphate 3-epimerase, giving the protein MTSSRRIAPLLAPSFLAADFANLQFETERLANSAADWLHCDIMDGRFVPNISFGIPVLQAISRYAKQPLDVHLMIEDPQNYLSAFRDAGATNITVHYEACTHLHRVVQQIKALGCRAGVALNPHTPVWVLEDIAADLDQVLVMSVNPGFGGQSFIPNTLRKVAALKELLVDNGSPALIEVDGGVTSENATALVEAGADVLVAGSFVFHSPDPVATLAEMRSLLSATIGTEEQD; this is encoded by the coding sequence ATGACTTCTTCCCGCCGCATAGCGCCGCTGCTGGCGCCGTCCTTTCTGGCCGCTGATTTTGCCAATCTGCAATTCGAAACCGAACGTTTGGCCAACAGTGCCGCCGATTGGCTGCATTGCGACATCATGGACGGCCGGTTTGTGCCCAATATTTCGTTTGGTATCCCGGTGCTGCAAGCCATCAGCCGTTACGCCAAGCAGCCCCTGGACGTGCACCTGATGATCGAAGATCCGCAGAACTACCTGAGTGCTTTCCGCGATGCGGGAGCCACCAACATCACGGTGCATTACGAGGCCTGCACGCACCTGCACCGCGTGGTGCAGCAGATCAAGGCCTTGGGTTGCCGAGCCGGCGTGGCCCTGAACCCGCACACGCCGGTGTGGGTGCTGGAAGACATTGCCGCCGACCTGGATCAGGTGCTGGTCATGTCGGTCAACCCAGGATTTGGCGGCCAGTCGTTTATTCCGAACACGCTGCGTAAAGTGGCGGCGCTAAAGGAGCTGCTGGTCGACAATGGCTCGCCGGCCCTGATTGAAGTCGACGGCGGCGTAACTAGTGAAAACGCCACGGCCTTAGTCGAAGCGGGTGCCGATGTATTGGTAGCCGGCAGCTTCGTATTTCATTCCCCCGACCCGGTAGCCACCTTGGCGGAGATGCGCTCGTTGCTCTCGGCCACCATCGGGACGGAAGAGCAAGACTAA
- the trmB gene encoding tRNA (guanosine(46)-N7)-methyltransferase TrmB, whose translation MSRVKLKRFAHNAERADIVEPGKDTYENLRGRWQEDFFHTSNPITLEMGCGKGEYTVGLAARYPERSFLGLDIKGDRIWKGSNRAEALGLQNVGFLRTRGQALLDHFGAGELSEIWITFPDPRPRLGDAKRRLTSPRFLDLYQQVLRPGGLVHLKTDDEPLFDYTLEVVNNRLGANVLAHTKDLYATPELLPHAEDIQTHYERRFRGEGIPIKYVQFTLS comes from the coding sequence ATGAGTCGAGTAAAATTGAAGCGCTTTGCGCATAACGCCGAGCGCGCGGACATTGTCGAGCCCGGAAAAGACACTTACGAAAACCTGCGCGGACGCTGGCAGGAAGACTTTTTTCACACCTCAAACCCGATTACGCTCGAAATGGGTTGCGGCAAAGGCGAGTACACCGTGGGGCTGGCGGCGCGTTACCCGGAGCGTAGCTTTTTGGGGTTGGACATCAAAGGCGACCGCATCTGGAAGGGCAGCAACCGGGCGGAAGCACTAGGGCTGCAAAACGTAGGCTTCCTGCGCACGCGCGGCCAGGCTTTGCTCGATCATTTTGGGGCCGGCGAGCTAAGCGAAATCTGGATTACGTTTCCCGATCCGCGCCCGCGCCTCGGCGACGCCAAGCGCCGCCTGACCTCGCCGCGCTTTCTTGACCTGTACCAACAGGTGCTGCGCCCCGGTGGGCTGGTGCATCTGAAAACCGACGACGAGCCCTTGTTCGACTACACACTAGAAGTGGTGAATAATCGGTTAGGAGCCAATGTGTTAGCGCACACCAAGGATCTTTACGCTACTCCTGAACTGCTGCCACACGCAGAAGACATTCAGACGCACTACGAGCGTAGGTTTCGCGGGGAAGGCATTCCGATTAAGTATGTGCAATTCACTCTGAGTTAG
- a CDS encoding TonB-dependent receptor, whose protein sequence is MFWLLIFSYSTALAQPTASRLPISGTVRDADGHPLDLVGIGVEGQPGGTTTDEQGHFSLNVGRPAGNRTPVLIARRLGFHTLRVPLNLSEPRELSLTLQPDSRAIGNVTVRGRTDNTDTREQVSITPLDPRAAKELPSAFGDFNKILTTLPGVVANNELTSTYSVRGGNYDENLVYVNGIEVYRPFLVTSAQQEGLSFVNPDLVSKVEFSSGGWQPKYGDKLSSVLSLDYKTPQRFEASATGSLVGGTAHVGAISANKRITYLAGVRYKNAQYVLNSLKQNQGGYNPTFYDGQAYVSAALGPQDNPERTTLGLLTTFAHNAFRFTPESGQSTFSTSVNQFSRLTIFYDGHERMQYDTYQGGLNLRHNFTPKLQGELLAGAMISRELEYRDVEANYLLSDINRDPNSPDFNLPTRVRDLGSRFNNSRNNLTARIATLEARGRWTPGTRHVVRWGAKAGREKIEDTLNEYSFADSADYVPDARRTRLLSNLNLSSYRYQGYAQHTIELDSTQTLTYGVRFHYWTVNQQLVISPRVQYAYTSPRHPNVSWKAATGVYYQPPFYRELRSQVGTRLSASDPLVIQAQLNPELRAQRSLHFIVGNEIRFKQFGRDFRFTGEAYYKYLTDVVPYDIDNVRLRYFAKNNARAYAAGVDARVSGEFVKGAESWFSLGVLTTRENLDGDSINTYNDAGQKSGRVPKGYIRRPSDQRLNLGIFFQDHLPDNPSVRGYVNVVFGTGLPFSPPDLPDLRGTSKLSRSYKRVDLGFSKVISLRNATEATRKPGQLESLWIGLELLNVLAANNVAGYNYVQDINGVTYSVPNYLSQRLVNLRVIARF, encoded by the coding sequence ATGTTTTGGTTACTTATTTTTAGCTATTCTACTGCTTTAGCTCAGCCGACTGCGAGCCGATTGCCCATATCGGGCACAGTTCGCGATGCCGACGGCCATCCGCTGGACCTGGTTGGCATTGGCGTGGAAGGACAGCCCGGTGGTACGACCACCGATGAACAAGGGCATTTTTCCTTGAACGTGGGGCGGCCAGCTGGCAACCGTACGCCTGTGCTTATCGCGCGGCGCTTGGGTTTTCATACCCTGCGTGTGCCGCTCAATCTTAGTGAGCCGCGCGAGCTTTCTCTCACGTTGCAACCTGATTCGCGGGCCATCGGCAACGTCACGGTGCGGGGGCGCACCGACAATACCGACACCCGCGAGCAGGTCAGCATTACGCCTCTCGACCCGCGAGCGGCCAAAGAATTGCCGTCGGCTTTCGGCGATTTCAACAAAATTCTGACGACGCTGCCGGGCGTAGTGGCCAACAACGAACTAACCAGCACCTACTCGGTACGCGGCGGCAACTACGACGAAAACCTCGTGTACGTCAACGGCATTGAGGTGTACCGGCCGTTTCTGGTGACGTCGGCGCAGCAGGAGGGACTGAGCTTTGTAAACCCCGATCTGGTGAGTAAAGTCGAGTTTTCGAGTGGCGGCTGGCAGCCGAAGTACGGCGACAAACTTTCGTCGGTACTGAGTCTGGATTACAAGACGCCCCAACGGTTTGAAGCTTCGGCCACCGGGAGTCTGGTGGGCGGCACGGCCCACGTGGGTGCAATTTCGGCCAACAAGCGCATCACCTACCTGGCCGGCGTGCGTTACAAAAACGCCCAGTATGTGCTCAACTCGCTGAAGCAAAACCAGGGCGGCTACAACCCCACGTTTTACGACGGCCAAGCTTACGTAAGCGCGGCCCTGGGCCCGCAGGACAACCCCGAGCGCACGACACTTGGCCTGCTTACCACGTTCGCCCACAACGCCTTCCGCTTCACGCCGGAGTCGGGGCAGAGTACGTTTAGCACCTCCGTCAATCAATTTTCTCGCCTGACCATCTTCTACGACGGCCACGAACGGATGCAGTACGACACGTACCAGGGCGGCCTAAATCTGCGGCACAACTTTACGCCCAAGCTGCAAGGCGAGTTGCTGGCCGGCGCCATGATTTCGCGCGAGCTGGAATACCGCGATGTCGAGGCCAATTACCTCTTGTCGGACATCAACCGCGACCCCAACTCGCCGGATTTCAACCTGCCCACGCGAGTGCGCGACCTGGGTTCGCGCTTCAATAACTCGCGCAATAACCTCACTGCCCGCATTGCCACCCTCGAAGCCCGCGGCCGCTGGACGCCCGGCACGCGCCATGTGGTGCGGTGGGGCGCCAAGGCCGGCCGCGAAAAAATAGAGGATACGCTCAACGAATACAGCTTTGCCGATTCGGCCGATTACGTACCCGACGCCCGCCGGACGCGGTTGCTTTCCAACCTCAACCTGAGCAGCTACCGCTACCAGGGCTATGCGCAACACACCATCGAGCTGGATTCGACGCAAACGTTGACCTATGGCGTACGCTTTCACTATTGGACTGTCAATCAACAACTTGTGATTAGTCCGCGCGTGCAGTATGCGTATACTTCGCCGCGCCATCCCAACGTGTCGTGGAAGGCGGCAACGGGGGTATACTACCAGCCGCCTTTTTACCGCGAGTTGCGCAGCCAGGTAGGCACGCGCCTCAGCGCCAGCGATCCGCTCGTTATCCAAGCACAGCTCAACCCGGAGCTGCGAGCCCAGCGGTCGTTGCACTTCATCGTGGGCAACGAGATTCGGTTCAAGCAATTTGGTCGCGATTTTCGCTTTACCGGTGAGGCTTATTACAAGTATCTGACTGATGTGGTGCCCTACGACATCGACAACGTGCGGCTGCGCTACTTCGCCAAAAACAACGCCCGCGCCTACGCGGCAGGTGTTGACGCGCGGGTAAGCGGCGAGTTTGTGAAAGGGGCCGAATCGTGGTTTAGCCTGGGCGTGCTCACCACCCGCGAAAACCTCGACGGCGATTCCATCAACACCTACAACGACGCCGGCCAAAAATCCGGCCGCGTGCCGAAAGGCTACATTCGCCGGCCTTCCGACCAACGCCTCAACTTGGGTATTTTCTTCCAAGATCACCTGCCCGATAATCCCTCGGTGCGGGGCTATGTGAACGTGGTGTTTGGTACCGGATTGCCGTTTAGCCCTCCCGACTTACCCGATCTGCGAGGCACCAGCAAGCTCAGCCGCTCGTACAAGCGCGTCGATCTGGGCTTCTCCAAGGTGATTTCCTTGCGTAACGCGACGGAAGCAACCCGCAAACCCGGCCAGCTAGAAAGCCTCTGGATAGGATTGGAACTGCTTAATGTGCTGGCAGCCAACAACGTAGCGGGCTACAACTACGTGCAGGATATCAACGGCGTTACGTATTCGGTGCCCAACTACCTCTCGCAAAGGCTTGTTAATCTGAGAGTTATAGCAAGGTTTTAG
- a CDS encoding ExbD/TolR family protein — protein MNLSRRRKLSSHVETSSMNDIMFFLMLFFLIVSTMVNPNVIKLMLPNARSGKAVMKQTINVSVDAAGKYFIDRQPVAPDGLEQALGQRVAGLEAPTVVLRVDAGLNVQKLVDILEIGNRLKIKMVMATQSQQAAGKG, from the coding sequence ATGAACCTCAGCCGCCGCCGCAAGCTTTCGTCCCACGTCGAGACGAGCTCCATGAACGACATCATGTTCTTTCTGATGTTGTTCTTCCTGATTGTGAGCACGATGGTCAACCCCAACGTTATTAAGCTCATGCTGCCCAACGCACGGTCGGGAAAGGCGGTGATGAAGCAAACCATCAACGTATCGGTCGACGCCGCGGGCAAGTATTTCATTGATCGCCAGCCGGTTGCACCCGATGGGTTGGAGCAGGCCTTGGGTCAGCGCGTGGCAGGCCTCGAAGCGCCTACCGTCGTGCTGCGAGTAGATGCCGGCCTGAATGTGCAGAAGCTGGTCGATATTCTGGAAATTGGTAATCGCTTGAAAATCAAGATGGTCATGGCAACCCAATCGCAGCAGGCGGCGGGTAAAGGCTAA
- the mnmA gene encoding tRNA 2-thiouridine(34) synthase MnmA has product MNNSKGRVLVAMSGGIDSSVAAVLLHEQGYEVVGMTMKTWDYASAGGSKKETGCCSLDSINDARDIAVQLGFPHYIIDIRDEFGDFVINNFTDEYLAGRTPNPCVLCNTHIKWDALLRRADQLGCQYIATGHYANVRHENGRYVISKGLDENKDQSYALWGVSQESLARTMFPLGSLRKTEIYQMARDRGFTELVNKPESYEICFIPDNDYRGFLRRRVEGLEARVAGGEFVLRDGTVIGKHEGYPFYTIGQRKGLGVALGFPVYVTEIRPETNQVVLGNFEELASTQTVVGKLNLGKYASLEGRGLVRSTTKIRYNHDGATAFLEQKGDKIYVYFEEPVHAITPGQAAVFYDGNDVLGGGWIERHTIGEVPEHSASVSATV; this is encoded by the coding sequence ATGAACAATTCAAAAGGACGCGTGCTGGTCGCCATGAGCGGCGGCATCGACAGCTCAGTAGCCGCCGTGCTGCTGCATGAACAAGGATACGAAGTAGTGGGCATGACCATGAAAACATGGGATTATGCTTCGGCCGGCGGATCGAAGAAGGAAACGGGCTGCTGCTCGCTCGACTCCATCAACGACGCCCGCGACATCGCCGTGCAGCTCGGCTTTCCGCACTACATCATCGACATTCGCGACGAGTTCGGCGATTTTGTCATCAATAATTTCACCGACGAATACTTGGCCGGCCGCACGCCCAATCCGTGCGTACTCTGCAACACCCACATCAAGTGGGATGCCTTGCTGCGCCGTGCCGATCAGCTTGGTTGTCAGTACATTGCGACGGGGCACTACGCCAACGTGCGCCACGAAAACGGCCGCTACGTGATCAGCAAAGGCCTCGACGAAAACAAAGACCAGTCATACGCGCTGTGGGGTGTGTCGCAAGAGAGCTTGGCGCGCACCATGTTTCCGCTGGGTTCGCTGCGCAAAACCGAGATCTACCAAATGGCCCGCGACCGCGGCTTCACGGAACTGGTAAACAAGCCGGAGAGCTACGAAATCTGCTTTATCCCCGACAACGACTACCGCGGCTTTCTGCGGCGTCGGGTGGAAGGGCTGGAGGCGCGCGTAGCCGGCGGCGAGTTTGTGCTCCGCGACGGCACCGTGATCGGCAAGCACGAAGGCTATCCGTTTTACACCATCGGGCAGCGCAAAGGTTTGGGCGTAGCGCTGGGATTTCCGGTGTACGTGACGGAAATCCGGCCGGAAACCAACCAAGTAGTACTCGGCAACTTTGAGGAACTGGCTAGTACCCAAACGGTTGTGGGTAAACTCAACTTGGGGAAATACGCTTCGCTGGAAGGCCGTGGTCTGGTGCGCAGCACCACCAAAATCCGCTATAACCACGACGGCGCAACGGCTTTCCTGGAACAAAAAGGTGACAAAATCTACGTGTATTTCGAAGAGCCGGTACACGCCATCACGCCCGGACAAGCGGCCGTATTCTACGACGGCAACGATGTATTGGGCGGCGGCTGGATAGAACGGCACACTATTGGTGAGGTCCCCGAACATTCGGCGTCCGTTAGTGCTACTGTATGA
- a CDS encoding beta/alpha barrel domain-containing protein, which translates to MALIVPVLVRGINNLSDARYCAGMGADRLAFNLDPATPGHLTPEAAQELSGWVAGVDLVGEFDTLPAPDINALAQTCGLKYVLLRRLRSVDAIAELSRPVLLNMQWIPDFLREDVEVVFRQYSPHVAGFLMTGLPERPLDGLQLTYLTDLARKFPLWIGSNLLQNPVRNMIHSVRPAGLLLEGGEEIKPGLRDFTELEAMFEQLEEE; encoded by the coding sequence ATGGCTTTGATTGTTCCGGTGTTGGTGCGCGGCATTAACAACCTTTCCGATGCCCGCTACTGCGCCGGCATGGGTGCCGATCGCCTTGCTTTCAACCTCGACCCCGCCACGCCGGGCCACCTCACCCCTGAAGCCGCCCAGGAACTCAGCGGCTGGGTGGCCGGGGTCGATCTGGTGGGCGAATTTGATACGCTCCCTGCCCCCGACATCAACGCCCTGGCCCAGACTTGCGGCTTGAAATACGTGCTGCTGCGCCGCCTGCGCTCGGTTGATGCCATTGCCGAGCTTTCGCGGCCCGTGCTGCTGAATATGCAGTGGATTCCGGATTTTCTGCGCGAAGACGTGGAAGTAGTATTTCGGCAGTACAGCCCGCACGTAGCTGGCTTTCTGATGACGGGCTTGCCCGAACGCCCACTCGACGGCCTACAACTCACCTACCTCACCGATCTGGCCCGCAAGTTCCCGCTCTGGATTGGCAGCAACCTGCTCCAGAATCCTGTTCGCAACATGATCCATAGCGTTCGGCCGGCCGGGTTGCTCCTGGAAGGCGGCGAAGAGATTAAGCCCGGTCTGCGCGACTTCACCGAGTTGGAGGCCATGTTTGAGCAGCTCGAAGAAGAATAA
- a CDS encoding S8 family serine peptidase: protein MRVFQLVLVYLLGSGLLAQAAGASAPPVTAIRKHLLYFRDKANSPYKLTQPQAFLSARAVQRRTRQGIALSVRDLPVNPSYVAQVKAVPGAQLWYTSRWFNAAVVACDSATLAKLNALPCVQSARTLNRGLPGTHKRDPEAASDVQARTLSRSDYGQAFTQARMIGAVDMHNAGFRGEGMQIAVFDGGFPGVDKIPAFTPLFGEKRLASTFNFVEKNKSVFIRDSHGTNTLSTLAANQPGFFMGTAPKATYHLCLTEDVNSEHPVEEVNWLIAAEYADSVGVDVISSSLGYNSFDYPSIDYTYNDMNGRTAISTRAATIAARVGMLVVSSAGNEGGNSWRYITAPADADSILTVGAVDSLRIRASFSSIGPTADGRIKPSLMAQGRASAILTSNGSVVRGNGTSFSCPILAGMATGFWQANPTLTAQQVISFLERSASRAKVPNDEYGFGIPNFVQANDLVAIDRAEFSNDVVLYPNPTHNEELFLQLPKELQAVPLYVRIIDTHGALVAQQDVPAANAAAVRLQPISLAKGVYLCLVKASGKRQRTVRFVKL, encoded by the coding sequence ATGCGAGTTTTTCAGCTAGTGCTGGTGTATTTGCTAGGAAGCGGCTTGCTGGCCCAAGCGGCAGGGGCCTCGGCGCCGCCGGTCACGGCGATCCGCAAGCACTTACTTTATTTTCGCGATAAAGCCAATTCGCCTTATAAGCTCACGCAGCCCCAGGCTTTTCTGTCGGCGCGGGCGGTGCAGCGGCGCACCCGGCAGGGCATCGCCCTGAGCGTGCGCGATTTGCCCGTCAATCCCAGTTATGTAGCCCAGGTGAAAGCCGTGCCGGGCGCACAATTGTGGTATACGTCGCGGTGGTTTAATGCTGCCGTGGTAGCCTGCGATTCGGCTACTTTGGCCAAGCTCAACGCCTTGCCATGCGTGCAAAGCGCCCGCACACTCAACCGCGGCCTGCCCGGTACCCACAAGCGCGATCCCGAAGCGGCCTCCGATGTGCAGGCCCGTACCCTGAGCCGCTCCGACTACGGGCAGGCATTTACGCAGGCCCGAATGATCGGGGCCGTGGACATGCACAACGCCGGCTTTCGGGGCGAAGGCATGCAGATTGCCGTGTTTGATGGCGGCTTTCCCGGCGTCGACAAAATTCCGGCTTTCACGCCGTTGTTCGGAGAAAAGCGCTTGGCCAGTACCTTCAATTTTGTTGAGAAAAACAAGTCGGTCTTCATTCGCGACAGCCACGGTACCAATACGTTATCGACGTTGGCTGCCAATCAGCCGGGCTTTTTCATGGGTACGGCGCCCAAGGCCACGTATCACCTGTGCCTGACTGAGGACGTGAACTCGGAGCACCCGGTGGAAGAGGTCAACTGGCTCATTGCGGCTGAATACGCCGATTCGGTAGGCGTGGACGTGATCAGCTCCTCGCTGGGCTACAACAGCTTCGACTACCCGTCCATCGACTATACCTACAACGACATGAACGGCCGCACGGCCATTTCAACGCGGGCGGCGACTATTGCAGCGCGCGTAGGCATGCTGGTGGTGAGCAGCGCCGGCAACGAAGGCGGCAACTCCTGGCGCTATATCACGGCCCCCGCCGACGCCGACTCCATTCTGACGGTGGGGGCCGTGGATTCCCTGAGGATCCGCGCTTCGTTCAGCTCCATCGGCCCCACGGCCGACGGCCGCATCAAGCCCTCGCTCATGGCCCAGGGCCGCGCTTCCGCCATTCTGACCAGCAACGGCAGCGTCGTCCGCGGCAACGGTACGTCCTTTTCGTGCCCGATTCTGGCTGGAATGGCCACCGGGTTCTGGCAAGCCAACCCCACGCTGACGGCCCAGCAGGTCATCAGCTTCCTGGAGCGCTCGGCCAGCCGGGCGAAGGTGCCCAACGACGAATACGGGTTTGGGATTCCCAACTTCGTGCAGGCCAACGACTTAGTGGCCATCGACCGCGCCGAGTTCTCCAACGATGTGGTGCTGTATCCGAACCCCACCCACAACGAGGAGCTGTTTCTGCAATTGCCCAAGGAACTACAGGCCGTGCCGCTGTACGTGCGCATCATCGATACCCACGGCGCCCTGGTGGCGCAGCAAGACGTGCCCGCCGCCAACGCTGCGGCCGTGCGTTTGCAGCCCATAAGCCTGGCCAAGGGCGTGTATTTGTGCCTAGTCAAGGCAAGTGGGAAGCGACAACGCACCGTGCGATTTGTTAAACTGTAA
- a CDS encoding maleylpyruvate isomerase N-terminal domain-containing protein has translation MTALAPLHTIHLFPVLDQHLGELLRSLTPADWERPTVAPKWRVRDVALHLLDVNLRTLSMLRDGHYGSPGPSGDSYAEIVAYLNRLNAEWVTVGQRLSPQVITWLLELSGPTCHTFLSQLDPLAPATFAVGWAGDTVSPNWFHIARDYTEKWHHQQQIRKAVGQEAPLLQAELYQPFLATSVRALPHHYRHVAAELGQVVQVTITGSGGDTWYLNQEATGWSLTQESAGEVVTEITLEGAVAWRLFTKSLPRPQAQRHIQIAGEQRLGEPIFELLAVMA, from the coding sequence ATGACTGCGTTAGCGCCCCTGCATACGATCCATCTGTTTCCGGTGCTCGATCAGCATTTGGGCGAGTTGCTGCGTTCACTGACTCCCGCCGATTGGGAGCGGCCCACGGTGGCGCCCAAATGGCGAGTGCGGGATGTGGCCCTGCACCTGCTCGACGTTAACCTACGCACGCTGTCGATGCTGCGCGATGGACACTACGGCAGTCCGGGGCCCAGCGGCGATTCCTACGCGGAGATTGTCGCCTACCTCAATCGCTTGAATGCCGAGTGGGTAACGGTAGGGCAACGGCTTAGCCCACAAGTGATTACCTGGTTGCTGGAACTGTCAGGACCAACCTGCCATACGTTCTTGAGCCAGCTAGACCCGCTAGCGCCCGCTACATTCGCAGTTGGCTGGGCCGGCGATACGGTATCGCCCAACTGGTTTCACATTGCCCGCGATTACACCGAAAAGTGGCATCACCAGCAGCAGATTCGGAAGGCGGTGGGGCAGGAAGCGCCGTTGCTGCAGGCCGAGCTATACCAACCTTTTCTGGCTACCAGCGTGCGGGCTTTGCCGCACCACTATCGCCACGTAGCCGCCGAGCTGGGCCAGGTGGTGCAGGTGACGATAACCGGAAGTGGGGGCGATACATGGTATCTTAACCAAGAAGCAACAGGCTGGAGTTTGACGCAAGAGTCTGCAGGAGAAGTAGTTACGGAAATAACTTTGGAAGGCGCTGTGGCCTGGCGACTTTTTACCAAGAGCCTGCCGCGCCCTCAAGCCCAGCGTCATATTCAAATTGCAGGTGAGCAACGGCTGGGCGAGCCAATATTCGAGTTGCTGGCCGTAATGGCTTAA